Proteins co-encoded in one Euleptes europaea isolate rEulEur1 chromosome 1, rEulEur1.hap1, whole genome shotgun sequence genomic window:
- the OMD gene encoding osteomodulin, translating to MGILNPLLTLSLVFGASVFCQYDVDEFEDELDNEYPSVFHLIPSVEYDVPYPAIPAECAKECFCPPAFPRSMYCDHRKLRTIPSIPSHVQQLYLQYNEIEAVLLKSFVNATALREINLGHNKIKSDMIESGIFAKLSNLVQLHLEHNLLEEIPFPLPRGLERLILGFNKISRISAQALEGLENVTMLDLCNNNLIDSEIKGKHFSSMRNLMQINLCSNRLQSMPPELPFSLMYLALENNSISFIPNNYFQELPKIIALRLSNNNLHEVPYNAFNLSNLVELNLGHNKLQKVFYIPRSLQHIYLEDNDIEVINITLMCPSIDPLNFKHLTYIRVDQNKLTAPISTYAFFCFPHIRSIYYGEQKISSNQRTQLRTPVFRRYLTPEEYDEAEENHEAEENYEDQDQDHRGRDEDYFDTYLY from the exons ATGGGAATCCTAAATCCACTGTTAACTCTCTCTCTTGTCTTCGGAGCCTCAGTGTTCTGTCAATATGATGTCGATGAATTTGAGGATGAACTGGATAATGAATATCCATCTGTTTTTCATCTTATTCCTAGTGTAGAATATGATGTACCTTACCCAGCCATACCTGCTGAGTGTGCCAAAGAATGCTTCTGCCCACCTGCTTTCCCAAGGTCAATGTATTGTGATCATCGTAAACTCCGGACAATACCAAGCATCCCTTCTCACGTTCAACAGCTCTATTTGCAGTATAATGAAATTGAAGCTGTCCTTTTGAAATCCTTTGTGAATGCCACTGCCTTGAGAGAAATTAACCTTGGCCACAACAAGATTAAGTCTGATATGATTGAGAGTGGTATCTTTGCCAAACTTTCAAACTTAGTACAACTCCACCTAGAACACAATCTGTTAGAAGAAATTCCATTTCCTCTGCCCAGAGGCTTAGAACGTCTGATCCTTGGTTTCAATAAGATATCCAGGATATCTGCACAAGCCCTGGAAGGTTTGGAAAATGTGACTATGCTTGACCTCTGTAACAACAATCTCATAGATTccgaaataaaaggaaaacactTTTCAAGTATGAGAAACCTAATGCAGATCAATCTCTGCAGCAACAGGCTACAATCCATGCCTCCTGAGTTACCATTTTCACTTATGTATCTTGCCCTTGAAAATAACTCGATTTCCTTCATTCCAAATAACTATTTCCAGGAGCTTCCAAAAATTATTGCTCTAAGATTGTCAAACAACAATCTGCATGAAGTTCCATATAATGCTTTTAACCTATCTAATCTTGTGGAACTCAACCTTGGGCACAATAAACTACAGAAAGTATTCTATATTCCAAGAAGCCTGCAACATATATACTTAGAAGATAATGACATAGAAG TTATAAATATTACTTTAATGTGTCCTTCTATTGATCCACTGAACTTCAAACACTTGACCTATATCCGGGTGGACCAAAATAAGCTCACAGCCCCAATAAGTACATATGCCTTCTTCTGCTTTCCTCACATACGCAGTATTTATTACGGTGAACAAAAAATTAGTTCCAACCAGCGAACACAGCTGAGGACTCCAGTATTCCGAAGATACCTGACTCCAGAAGAATATGACGAAGCAGAAGAAAACCACGAAGCAGAAGAAAACTATGAGGACCAGGATCAAGATCACAGAGGAAGGGATGAAGACTATTTTGATACTTACTTATATTAA